NNNNNNNNNNNNNNNNNNNNNNNNNNNNNNNNNNNNNNNNNNNNNNNNNNNNNNNNNNNNNNNNNNNNNNNNNNNNNNNNNNNNNNNNNNNNNNNNNNNNNNNNNNNNNNNNNNNNNNNNNNNNNNNNNNNNNNNNNNNNNNNNNNNNNNNNNNNNNNNNNNNNNNNNNNNNNNNNNNNNNNNNNNNNNNNNNNNNNNNNNNNNNNNNNNNNNNNNNNNNNNNNNNNNNNNNNNNNNNNNNNNNNNNNNNNNNNNNNNNNTGATGAGAGCGATTTCTGGATTTGAGGCATCAGTACTAACTCTAGCTGGATCCGCGTTGGCACGGGATAAGTGGCGGCCTCAATCTTGAGTTCGACGAGGACACCGCGTGATGTTGGTTATCATTACGCCGACAACTCTGGATCTCCTATGCCGTCATTATGCTAAGGTTCAACAGTTATCGAAGATTCGCCTAGCGCATCGCCATTGTAAGTTTATCTTAACTTTCGCAGCGTTTGTGGATTCCTACCATAGGGCTTGACATGATTCCAATGGCTCCAATTCCCGTTTTGCACGAGACACGTTTGTTGTGATCATTATGCTTCTAAAGAATTGTTTTATTTGAGTCAACATCAGTTTTCAAGATTGTCAAGTACCGATCCCCCAGGGGTTAATTGAACATCATTTTCGGAAGATTCTCCATCCCGCCACACCGTTGTGCCGCTGGATCTTCAAAATTAAACCAACCGCTTTTCTTCCTGAACATGCATGAGCTGAAACACTTGAAGCCACCCCACTGAAACTGTTCTAGAAACCTTCTCATTCTACAGCAATCCACTCTCCAGCTCAACAGCTGATGCAATGGTCTGCGATAATTAATCTATATAGAGCTATCCGCTTGTTCATATCAACGAGCTGCTTACCCCAAGAGTCACTAGCACAAAAGTATTATGGACGACTCATGGATCGGCCCCTATACCCGCGCCTTTAATGTCATATTGCGCGTCAAAGCAACGTCCCTCGCTGAGACGCTGCGACCACCGGGCTGCGGAAGAATGACCGCAATTACAACAACCACAGTTAAATACGAAGTTCCTCACCGTCTGGCCAACCGGAGGGCATTCGTTATTCAATTGCCATGGAGCTAATAGTGCCAGGGATGCTCAGCACTTCGCCGATTGCCACCCGCTCCGTCCCGATTCAAACTTGATAAAAGCCCGCTGTTATATCAAGGTCCAGGGCTCATGTACTTTTAGTATTACTCCAACGTTCGTCCTGCATTAGCGCTAACGATACGATTATTCAACGTTACTTCACGGCAACATAGCCGATTGCGGTATAAAATCATGACATGAGCGGATAGCGGGAGCTACCAGCGCCTTGGTGGCTTGCTAATTACCGTCAAGGAGCACCCTTCAGGGTTCGATGGGATGGCCCGTACATATTTGCTGCAATCCGGTTCGGCCGGTAGGTGCTTGACATGTTTAGCATGTCAGAAAATGTCTTATATGCACATGAAGAAGGCTGGGGTTCTCAAAGTTCGTTGACCCCCTGCATGTCATTAAATACTCTTCAGGGCGCGTGAAAGAAGCGTTGACATCTTGCAACAAGGATTCCCATGTGATGAACAGGTACGACTTTCCGGAGCCCGAGGAGCCGGAGACGTGATGCCGCATCAGCTCATCTGAGATCTATGGTTACATTTGTCCGAGTGCACCAACTGTTATTTCGAACCGACACGATATGAACCACCAAGGAACAGGAGTGCTTTTCATGACGGGTACCAGCCATAATTGCCCGTCCACACGATCACAATCCAAACATTACAGCTTCTTTCGAAGGCCGGGCATGGGGTTTTAAAACTACAAAGGTATGTTTATACATGAGGTTGGATGAGCGCCCCGCTCACcacccttctcatcatgatcacAGCAACATGCTCAATCCAAAGTCGTGAAATGTCAACTCTTTGCAAAATTTGCTTATCGCTTAACCCAGGCGGGCATCTTGCGTGCCTTGACATGGCCgtgcttcttcctctccactGTCCTTGGGTCTCTGGTGATACACCCAGCTGTAAATACGAGCGTTAGTCATTGCAACATAACCCATCGCGACGGTGATTATCAAGCACATACCTTTTCGAAGAGCAGTTTTGAGCGCTGGCTCGTGAACGATCAGAGCTTTGGCAACCGCCAACGTAAGAGCCTCGGCCTGACCGGTTGTTCCACCACCCTCCACCAATGCCCAGACATTGTACTTGTCTAATCTCTCAGTGGCCTGAAGAGCCCAGACCGCACTCTCACGATCATGAACACGACCGAAGGCTTGGCTGAGGGTCTTGCCATTGATCAGCACCTCTCCTGTACCCTCCACAACCCAAGCCCGAGCAGTAGATTCCTTTCTCTTGCCGACACCAATGGCTCGTCCAAACTTGTCGACTGTCACCTCATGAGGTACGTTCATGAAAGGGTTGATGTCTCGCTTAAAATCCTCAAGAGCAACCCGGACTTCCTCAGGGAAGAGTGAGGTCTCAATCTGGTTCAGGCGCTTGGCAACTCGAATCACCTTGGCGTAGTGGGAGGCCTTAATTGGTTCACCAAGTTTCGATCGCATTTCATCGAGCTTTACCCAAGCTGTCGGAGGAGCAGCGCTTGGGGGTAGTGTCGGAAGAGTGTAATATTTGGTGAGAAGACGAGCAATTCGGAGGTACATCTCATTGAATTGAGGTTCCCGAGAGAAGTACGAAGCCGAGACGGGAACGGCTCTTGCATGCTGGACGTCTTGGAATGGCAGAGAAATCTTCGAACTCGAATCTATCACGGCGAAAGGGTCGGTCTTGGGTTCGACGATCGTTGAAGATGTTTCACTGGCGATGCTTCGTACACCGAGGGGAAAAGTCGCTCTTTGCAAGGCAGGCTGAGGCCATGGTGCTCGGAAAAGTTTGCCTTGACATCTTAGCTGCCGTAGGCTGTGTGTAAATGTCGACATGATGGCCAATTCGGAGGATGGCCCCGTCGGTATCGTATCGGACCACGAGGTTCACTGACTGTCCAAAAAACTTCACGGGAATTCAAGGTCCATCACGGGCTAGCTGAGTCGGTGAGGTCACGTGGATAGGATGTCCGAATAGACTTATCTGTACGCCACATGTCTCACCCGCCACACTGCATCACAGCCACTTCTTTCGCAGCTCGTTGCTCGGGCAGTAAGGCAGGACCCCACTAGCGCGGGGCAAGCAATTTGACACACTTATTAGAAAAAAACTTCCCCTCCCTCttttttctcctcctcattcCTCCTTCGTCTCTTTGTCTGTCAACTTGTCTGTTCTCAGCTGCCTCAGCAAAGCAATCAAGATGGCTTTCGGAACTCTCTTCACCCGCGAGGTACATACTCTCGAGCATTGAAATTGAATCTGAATTTGCTGCAAGTGCAAACAAAGAGCGTCGTTACTGACTGGTCTTGGTTCTTCCAGAACAACTGCCGTTCTACCGCCATACGCGCGGGCTGCTAAGGCGAACGACATCGAGCTCAACATCGTCGAGGCCGANNNNNNNNNNNNNNNNNNNNNNNNNNNNNNNNNNNNNNNNNNNNNNNNNNNNNNNNNNNNNNNNNNNNNNNNNNNNNNNNNNNNNNNNNNNNNNNNNNNNNNNNNNNNNNNNNNNNNNNNNNNNNNNNNNNNNNNNNNNNNNNNNNNNNNNNNNNNNNNNNNNNNNNNNNNNNNNNNNNNNNNNNNNNNNNNNNNNNNNNNNNNNNNNNNNNNNNNNNNNNNNNNNNNNNNNNNNNNNNNNNNNNNNNNNNNNNNNNNNNNNNNNNNNNNNNNNNNNNNNNNNNNNNNNNNNNNNNNNNNNNNNNNNNNNNNNNNNNNNNNNNNNNNNNNNNNNNNNNNNNNNNNNNNNNNNNNNNNNNNNNNNNNNNNNNNNNNCGCTATAGTCACCTCACAGAACGAGAAGACCACTCTTCTCGTTTAAGACCGAGCAGGAGTATGTCTATGTCTACGGCCCCTTGAGAAGTTCTCGTGCTAACCAACCATAGCTATGCTTCTATCCTGAAGTGGatgtccttcttcaactctgaGGTCCTTCCCAGCCTCATCGCTTGGTTCGGTCCCCTCAAGGGCGACGCTCCCTACAACAAGAAGAACGTCGATGATGCCTCCAAGGCTTCCTTGAAGGCTTTCTCCGTGGTCGAGGAGCACCTCATCCGCAACACCTTCCTTGTTGGCGAGCGCATCACCCTTGCCGACCTCTTCGCTGCTGGCATCGCTGTCCGTGGCTTCCAGTACTTCTTCGACAAGCAGTGGCGCGAGGAGAACCCCGCCGTCACTCGATGGTTCGAGACTGTCCGCGCTCAGCCCATCTTCGCTGAGGTTGCTGAGAAGGTTGAGCTCCTCGAGACTCCCGCTCTTACCAACACTCCCCCCAAGAAGCCTGAGcagcccaagaaggaggccaagaaggaggtcaagaaggaagctgcCCCCGCCGCTGAGGCTGCTCCCGCTTCTGACGAGGCTCCTGCTGCCCCCAAGGCCAAGCACCCTCTTGAGGCTCTCGGCCGCCCCTCTTTCCCTCTCGATGAGTGGAAGCGCCAGTActccaacatcaaggacCACAACGAGGCCATGAAGTACTTCTGggacaacttcaacttcgaGGAGTACTCCATCTGGAAGGTTGACTACAAGTACAACGAGGAGCTTACCCTCACCTTCATGTCCAACAACCTGATCGGTGGCTTCAACAACCGTCTTGAGGGTTCCCGCAAGTACATCTTCGGATGTGCTGCCGTCTACGGCGAGAACAACGACTCCGTCATCCAGGGTGCTTTCGTCATCCGAGGCCAGGAGCACGTTCCCGCCTTCGATGTCGCCCCCGATTGGGAGAGCTACAACTTCGAGAAGCTCGACCCCACCAACCCCGAGCACCGACAGTTCGTCGAGGATGCCTGGGGCTGGGAGAAGCCCATCACCGTCAACGGCAAGGAGTACAAGCTTGCTGACGGCAAGGTCTTCAAATAAACaaattaaaaaaaggaaaaagaaaacaagagcgatgatgataatgGCTTATGGTTAAATGGTTGGGGAGGGTAAATGAGTTTATGATATTTTATGCCTCATGAAGGCCCTGCCGGCTGGCAATTCCCTATGTAGTACCCAAAAGAACGAAGAGCTGTCTGTTACTTATAGACAATTGAAAGGATTTTTTTTTGTGAGATGAAGTTTGTGTCGCCTTTGGCAATGGCCATTTATGTTCTATCATCAACATGCTATGAAGTTGTATCTTATGAGGCCTTGGGCCTCGGGTATCTCTGAATGAATCTAAAGCGTCTATGATATCCTGTGATTCATCTTATTCCTGATACTTCCCACATTGGCGCAGGGTCAAACCTGACTAGGCTGCATCCTCTGGCAAGACATAAACTGGATCAAGCTTGAAAGGTGACTGTCTTACAAAGCGGCTGATATCCGCCTGGTAGGCCAGTTCATTCAGGTAATCGTGAACCTGGGGCAAGACATTGGGCATTTCCGTAGACAGTCCGGAGAACTCTGGAAGCGTAAGCGTGTTGAATGGTTCACTCCGGCCCTTCTCTAACGAGTCATCAACCAAAATAGTGTTGCTCTGATTCCAAAGACCTCCCTTATGAGCCTGGGGATGAGCAGCCCTCACCCGCGGATTAGTCCATACAGTCGTGAGGCGTTTGTAGACCTGCACTTTTGCGTTATAATCACCCTCCGAGAGACCAAAAGAATCACGACCCCAGACGACAAGAACCTGCTCACGCTGCTCAGGTGTGAGGAGCTGTTCAACCATCTTGTTGACGTTTTCAGGACGGGCTGAGGACCAAATCGCAACATGGAAAGCGTCGAGGCAGTATTTCATGAAGGTCTTTGCATGAGGTCGCTCGACGAAGTTGAAGGGCCGGCGTTTGTTGGGTCGATAGAGGAGAGTACCGTTGAGGTCCATTATAATGAGAATGCGACGCGGTTGAGGGAGTCGTTCGGGGCTGAGGTTTGCTTGGGCCATATATTGGGGCGTAGGTTCAGGAACACCACCAGAGGCTCTGCTTGGGATCTTGTGGGGCGATGAAGAGCGGCGTTGAGTTGGAGGGGCCTGGATCATTGCCTTGGGGCCTTTGGGGATTCTAAGAGGAGTTAGTAACATGGTACGAAAAGACTGCATGCCATAGAGTTTAGGGGGCTCTCCATGCATCCTCAGGTGA
This genomic stretch from Fusarium oxysporum f. sp. lycopersici 4287 chromosome 5, whole genome shotgun sequence harbors:
- a CDS encoding elongation factor 1-gamma is translated as MSFFNSEVLPSLIAWFGPLKGDAPYNKKNVDDASKASLKAFSVVEEHLIRNTFLVGERITLADLFAAGIAVRGFQYFFDKQWREENPAVTRWFETVRAQPIFAEVAEKVELLETPALTNTPPKKPEQPKKEAKKEVKKEAAPAAEAAPASDEAPAAPKAKHPLEALGRPSFPLDEWKRQYSNIKDHNEAMKYFWDNFNFEEYSIWKVDYKYNEELTLTFMSNNLIGGFNNRLEGSRKYIFGCAAVYGENNDSVIQGAFVIRGQEHVPAFDVAPDWESYNFEKLDPTNPEHRQFVEDAWGWEKPITVNGKEYKLADGKVFK
- a CDS encoding hypothetical protein (At least one base has a quality score < 10), whose translation is MLGTARRFVKTRNIAFSCTSRAHRFFDYSFISPLPFNSTAPHTLPLQDASFLLPAAAMTGYKEPVVPNGSSFRPMNIPGLTLAQPRQSDALKNAPKGPKKKSKAAADAKIPKGPKAMIQAPPTQRRSSSPHKIPSRASGGVPEPTPQYMAQANLSPERLPQPRRILIIMDLNGTLLYRPNKRRPFNFVERPHAKTFMKYCLDAFHVAIWSSARPENVNKMVEQLLTPEQREQVLVVWGRDSFGLSEGDYNAKVQVYKRLTTVWTNPRVRAAHPQAHKGGLWNQSNTILVDDSLEKGRSEPFNTLTLPEFSGLSTEMPNVLPQVHDYLNELAYQADISRFVRQSPFKLDPVYVLPEDAA